One window from the genome of Metabacillus flavus encodes:
- a CDS encoding solute:sodium symporter family transporter, whose product MNVLTVFSFIFFTGLVAVISYFLTRDEKLDTQDGYFLGGRSLGAWVIAGSLLLTNLSTEQLVGLNADGYKFNMSVMGWEVGSSIALVLVAFFLLPRYLKGGITTIPDFLEKRFDSGTKQIVTLLFLFGYVLNLLPPILYSGATALSSIFNVQEVFGVSYETSIWIMVWAIGIIGSIYAIFGGLKAVAVSDTINGIGLLIGGLLIPFLGLTMLGDGSPIAGFQSIAENTPEKLNSIGSNTDPVPFSTMFTGMLLVNLFYWGTAQHIIQRALAAKNLKEGQKGLVITAFLKLLGPAFLILPGIIAYNIFGPGLEPMEAYPKLVNHVLPTPLVGFFAAVLFGAILSSFNSALNSSVTLFALNIYKPFIRPNATDAQVVKNGKIVGTFLAIFAMCVAPLIMFVPQGFFQYLQIVNGFYNVPILTIIIVGYATKRVPAIAAKISLALFISVYAITQLVWDTGIHFLHILAVLFVLCVGLMLLIGKIWPKDTVYELEDQKVVDMTPWKLLYPMGFAAVVAMITVYVLFSSAGFANG is encoded by the coding sequence ATGAATGTATTGACGGTATTTTCGTTTATCTTTTTCACGGGTTTAGTGGCTGTTATTTCCTATTTTCTGACGAGGGATGAGAAGCTTGATACTCAGGATGGTTATTTCCTGGGTGGCCGGAGCCTTGGGGCCTGGGTAATTGCAGGGTCTTTATTGCTGACAAATCTATCAACTGAGCAGCTAGTCGGGCTGAATGCAGACGGTTATAAGTTTAATATGTCAGTAATGGGCTGGGAGGTTGGATCCTCAATCGCGCTTGTTTTAGTAGCCTTTTTCTTGCTCCCGCGCTATTTAAAGGGAGGAATTACGACCATCCCGGATTTTCTTGAAAAACGGTTCGACAGCGGAACAAAACAGATTGTTACGCTCCTTTTCTTGTTTGGATATGTCCTTAATCTTCTTCCTCCCATCTTGTATTCAGGAGCGACAGCATTAAGCTCGATTTTTAATGTGCAGGAAGTGTTTGGTGTAAGCTATGAAACCTCAATCTGGATAATGGTTTGGGCGATTGGAATTATTGGATCGATTTATGCGATATTCGGCGGTTTGAAAGCGGTCGCAGTGTCCGATACGATAAACGGAATAGGGCTGCTCATTGGAGGACTTCTTATTCCGTTCCTTGGATTGACAATGCTTGGAGATGGTTCACCGATTGCGGGCTTCCAGTCTATTGCTGAAAATACACCGGAAAAATTGAATTCAATTGGATCCAATACGGATCCTGTTCCTTTCAGTACGATGTTTACGGGAATGCTGCTTGTTAACCTTTTTTATTGGGGAACAGCACAGCATATTATTCAAAGGGCGCTTGCTGCCAAAAATCTGAAAGAAGGGCAAAAAGGGCTTGTCATCACAGCATTTCTGAAACTGTTGGGTCCTGCCTTTCTAATCCTGCCGGGAATCATCGCTTATAATATCTTTGGTCCTGGACTGGAACCGATGGAGGCTTATCCAAAGCTTGTAAACCATGTACTTCCTACTCCTCTTGTCGGGTTCTTTGCAGCCGTATTGTTTGGAGCGATATTATCCTCCTTTAATTCTGCATTAAACTCATCGGTTACACTTTTTGCGTTAAACATTTACAAGCCTTTTATTCGTCCAAATGCAACGGATGCACAGGTTGTGAAAAACGGGAAAATTGTCGGTACGTTCCTTGCTATATTTGCCATGTGTGTGGCACCGCTGATCATGTTTGTTCCGCAAGGGTTTTTCCAGTATCTCCAGATTGTAAACGGATTCTATAATGTGCCGATTCTGACCATTATCATTGTTGGATATGCAACGAAACGGGTGCCGGCCATTGCTGCGAAAATTTCGCTGGCGCTGTTCATTTCGGTATATGCAATCACCCAGCTTGTTTGGGATACGGGAATTCATTTCCTTCACATTCTTGCTGTATTGTTTGTTCTGTGTGTCGGACTGATGCTCCTGATCGGAAAAATCTGGCCTAAGGACACGGTCTATGAGCTTGAAGATCAGAAGGTCGTGGATATGACGCCTTGGAAGCTCCTCTATCCAATGGGCTTTGCCGCGGTTGTTGCAATGATTACCGTCTATGTACTCTTCTCATCAGCTGGATTTGCAAATGGATAA
- the galT gene encoding UDP-glucose--hexose-1-phosphate uridylyltransferase, translating into MANPIYTHLEELLQFGIERKLVSKWDLDLVRNKLFEVLGLNGEKTEASLGEVPDTPVPILQKILDWAAENGRLEADSVTYRDLLDTKLMGCLTPSQSEVIRRFRETAAREGIEAATDAFYQSSQDVHYIRTDRIAKNQHWYSKTPYGKMEITINLSKPEKDPKAIAAAKNLADSSYPECLLCKENTGYAGRLNHPARQNHRIIPVALNREEWYLQYSPYVYYNEHCIVLSGEHKPMRISKETFVRLLDFTDEYPHYFLGSNADLPIVGGSILSHDHFQGGRHDFPMAKAEMEKTFSFPGYPGIKAGIVKWPMSVLRLQGTDKGELVRAAEYLLNEWKGYSDPDADVISATGDEPHNTITPIARRRGGLFELDLVLRNNRTSDEHPMGIFHPHQEVHHIKKENIGLIEVMGLAVLPGRLTEEMQKLAELLPSEFAAEQITQHPELKQHLEWALEIKERCSVTSENSYAVLQEELGRVFAVILEHAGVFKRNEKGIAAFTAFIEKTGGVPALL; encoded by the coding sequence ATGGCAAATCCAATTTACACTCACCTGGAGGAACTGCTTCAATTCGGAATTGAGAGAAAGCTCGTTTCAAAATGGGATTTGGATCTCGTAAGAAATAAGCTTTTTGAAGTACTTGGTTTAAACGGGGAAAAAACAGAAGCGTCCTTAGGTGAGGTTCCGGACACCCCGGTGCCTATCCTGCAGAAAATCCTCGATTGGGCAGCTGAAAACGGAAGGCTTGAAGCGGACTCTGTGACCTATCGGGATTTGCTTGATACGAAGCTGATGGGCTGTCTGACTCCATCCCAGTCTGAAGTAATCCGCAGATTCCGGGAAACGGCAGCAAGGGAAGGAATCGAAGCTGCGACAGACGCGTTCTATCAGTCATCTCAGGATGTTCATTACATCCGGACCGACCGCATTGCGAAAAATCAGCATTGGTATTCGAAAACTCCTTACGGGAAAATGGAAATCACTATTAATTTATCTAAGCCTGAAAAGGATCCAAAAGCGATTGCGGCCGCTAAAAATCTAGCGGACAGCAGCTATCCGGAATGCTTGCTCTGCAAGGAAAATACCGGGTATGCGGGAAGACTGAATCATCCCGCCAGGCAAAATCACAGGATTATTCCTGTGGCGCTTAATCGGGAAGAATGGTATCTGCAGTATTCTCCTTATGTTTACTATAACGAGCATTGCATAGTGCTTTCGGGAGAGCACAAACCAATGCGTATTTCAAAAGAAACTTTTGTGAGGCTCCTGGATTTCACAGATGAGTATCCTCATTATTTTCTTGGCTCAAACGCAGATCTTCCAATTGTCGGCGGATCGATTCTCAGTCATGATCATTTTCAGGGAGGCCGTCACGACTTTCCGATGGCGAAAGCGGAAATGGAAAAGACGTTTTCCTTTCCTGGATACCCTGGGATTAAAGCGGGAATCGTCAAATGGCCGATGTCTGTGCTGAGGCTTCAAGGGACGGATAAAGGAGAGCTTGTCCGGGCTGCGGAATATTTGCTCAACGAGTGGAAGGGTTATTCCGATCCGGATGCTGACGTCATTTCTGCAACAGGGGATGAACCGCATAATACGATTACACCGATCGCACGGCGAAGGGGAGGACTATTTGAGCTTGATCTTGTTCTCCGCAACAACCGGACGAGTGACGAGCATCCAATGGGGATCTTCCATCCTCATCAGGAGGTTCATCATATTAAGAAAGAAAACATAGGACTGATTGAAGTGATGGGGCTGGCCGTTCTGCCGGGCAGGCTGACGGAGGAAATGCAGAAGCTTGCGGAGCTGCTGCCCTCTGAATTCGCAGCAGAGCAAATCACTCAGCATCCGGAACTCAAGCAGCACCTTGAATGGGCTCTGGAAATTAAGGAGCGCTGCAGCGTGACAAGCGAAAACAGCTATGCGGTTCTGCAGGAGGAATTAGGCAGAGTATTTGCAGTCATCCTTGAGCACGCGGGTGTTTTCAAACGAAATGAAAAAGGAATAGCTGCATTCACAGCATTTATTGAAAAAACGGGGGGAGTTCCCGCCTTACTATAA
- the galE gene encoding UDP-glucose 4-epimerase GalE, with the protein MSILVCGGAGYIGSHAVSELLDRGEKVIVADSLQKGHIEAVLEGAKLYTGDLRDEAFLRKLFEENEIEAVMHFAADSLVGESVEDPLKYYDNNVYGALSLLKVMKEFGVKKIVFSSTAAAYGEAKNIPIQETEPTEPTNPYGETKLAIEKMLKWSEQAYGLNYMVLRYFNVAGAHMDGKLGEDHQPETHLIPIILQVALGQRDKIMIFGDDYATPDGTCIRDYIHVTDLADAHLLALDSLRKQRVSGTYNLGNGNGFSVKEVIDVARQVTGHPIPAEVAPRRAGDPARLVASSEKVMQELGWKPKYADLHTIIESAWNWFQKNPKGY; encoded by the coding sequence ATGTCAATTTTAGTTTGCGGCGGAGCGGGTTACATTGGAAGCCATGCAGTATCAGAGCTGTTGGATCGCGGGGAAAAGGTGATCGTAGCAGACAGTCTGCAAAAAGGGCATATTGAAGCCGTTTTAGAAGGTGCGAAGCTCTATACAGGCGACTTGAGAGACGAGGCTTTCCTAAGAAAGCTTTTTGAAGAGAATGAAATTGAGGCGGTTATGCACTTTGCGGCAGACTCCTTAGTTGGAGAAAGCGTTGAGGATCCATTGAAATATTACGATAACAATGTGTATGGCGCCCTGTCCCTTTTAAAGGTTATGAAGGAATTTGGCGTAAAAAAGATTGTTTTCTCTTCAACAGCAGCGGCTTACGGGGAGGCAAAAAATATTCCAATCCAGGAAACCGAGCCGACCGAACCGACGAATCCATATGGAGAAACGAAGCTTGCGATTGAAAAAATGCTGAAGTGGTCAGAGCAGGCGTACGGACTAAATTATATGGTTCTTCGCTACTTTAATGTTGCGGGTGCCCATATGGATGGAAAGCTTGGCGAAGACCATCAGCCGGAAACACACCTCATTCCAATTATTCTTCAAGTAGCGCTTGGGCAGCGCGACAAAATCATGATTTTCGGAGATGACTATGCTACACCGGACGGTACATGCATCAGGGACTACATTCATGTGACCGATCTTGCTGACGCTCATTTGCTTGCCCTTGATTCTTTAAGAAAACAGCGTGTGAGCGGTACGTATAATCTCGGAAATGGAAATGGCTTTTCAGTGAAGGAAGTCATCGATGTGGCTCGCCAGGTAACGGGACATCCGATACCGGCAGAGGTTGCTCCAAGACGGGCAGGAGATCCGGCCAGACTTGTGGCGTCCTCTGAAAAAGTGATGCAGGAGCTTGGATGGAAGCCGAAATATGCCGATCTTCATACAATCATTGAAAGTGCTTGGAATTGGTTTCAAAAGAATCCAAAAGGCTACTAA
- a CDS encoding beta-galactosidase, producing the protein MYIGVDYYPEQWPETRWPEDVRLMKELGVNVVRLAEFGWQLMEPEEGRCDFSLYDRAIKLLTESGIKVVLGTPTATPPAWLIQKHPEILPTDENGVQISFGARRHYTVNSRIFREYTKKIVTEMAKHYGQHPDVIGWQTDNEYGHEKSDRSYGEEDRKAFQTWLEKKYGTLDQLNENWGTVFWSQTYTDWSQIPVPRKVLQEHNPSLLLDFDRFCADAYTSYNKLQTDCLRANISKDQFLTHNFVYTDQAINQWDMAEDLDYVSYDNYPVWGGLAEPVSPSAIAHQHDLCRGTKNGKGYWVMEELSGAQGWSKIGYLPRPGHIKLWTYQAISRGAEAIVYFRWRAAHFGTEEFCHGILDHDGIPKRKYNEVKEVIDSLKEHGDDWIASKYEAQAAVYYDTENAWAWNIQPQSSAFSHRQELLRHYTPAHKLNVATDAVNSRSSLEGYKAVFVPIYFLENPVFTEKLKRYAENGGTVVFSYRSGVKKPNNFVTGQTLPGELTEMTGITINEYESLQTGQQNKVNGVKGSLSGLESAATVWCDLIDPVTAEVLAEYDDCFYKGTAAVTKNKYGKGTVYYIGTALEETMLTALYKEIFQEAGAEVIETEKEVEVVRREKFLSAMNHSVDHPAEIALPEGNYIDCATNEKIKGTLKLAPLASVLLKKE; encoded by the coding sequence ATGTATATCGGAGTGGATTACTACCCTGAGCAATGGCCTGAAACAAGATGGCCGGAGGATGTCAGGCTCATGAAGGAGCTTGGCGTCAACGTGGTAAGGCTTGCCGAATTTGGCTGGCAGCTGATGGAGCCGGAGGAAGGCCGCTGCGATTTTTCTCTTTATGACCGGGCGATTAAGCTGCTGACTGAAAGCGGAATCAAGGTGGTGCTTGGTACACCGACTGCGACGCCGCCGGCATGGCTCATTCAAAAGCACCCGGAAATTCTGCCGACAGATGAGAATGGGGTCCAGATCTCTTTTGGGGCAAGAAGGCATTACACGGTGAACAGCCGGATTTTCCGTGAATACACAAAGAAGATTGTAACTGAGATGGCAAAGCATTACGGACAGCATCCGGACGTAATCGGCTGGCAGACCGATAACGAATACGGACATGAAAAATCGGACCGCAGCTATGGAGAGGAAGACCGCAAAGCCTTCCAGACGTGGCTTGAGAAAAAATACGGAACGCTCGATCAGCTGAACGAAAACTGGGGCACTGTTTTCTGGAGTCAAACGTACACTGACTGGTCTCAAATTCCGGTTCCGCGCAAGGTTCTCCAGGAACACAATCCAAGCCTGCTGCTTGATTTCGACCGCTTTTGCGCGGATGCTTACACAAGCTACAACAAGCTTCAAACAGATTGCTTAAGAGCCAATATCAGCAAGGATCAGTTTTTAACCCATAACTTTGTGTATACGGATCAAGCGATCAATCAATGGGATATGGCTGAGGATTTGGATTATGTTTCGTACGACAACTACCCTGTTTGGGGCGGACTCGCAGAACCAGTGTCTCCGTCAGCAATTGCCCATCAGCACGACCTGTGCCGGGGAACGAAAAACGGAAAAGGCTATTGGGTAATGGAAGAACTCTCCGGTGCACAGGGCTGGAGTAAAATCGGCTACCTTCCGAGACCTGGTCATATTAAGCTATGGACCTATCAGGCAATCTCAAGAGGAGCAGAAGCGATTGTTTATTTCAGGTGGCGTGCGGCCCATTTTGGAACAGAGGAATTTTGCCATGGAATTCTGGATCATGATGGCATTCCTAAACGAAAATACAACGAAGTAAAGGAAGTCATTGATTCGCTGAAGGAACACGGCGATGATTGGATCGCTTCAAAATATGAAGCACAGGCAGCGGTTTACTATGATACAGAAAATGCCTGGGCGTGGAACATTCAGCCTCAAAGCAGCGCGTTCTCTCACCGTCAGGAGCTTTTAAGGCATTATACACCTGCACACAAGCTCAACGTAGCAACGGATGCCGTGAACAGCCGCAGCAGCCTCGAAGGATACAAGGCTGTATTTGTCCCAATCTATTTCCTTGAAAATCCGGTTTTCACTGAAAAACTGAAACGCTATGCAGAAAACGGGGGAACCGTCGTATTCAGCTACCGTTCAGGTGTAAAAAAACCGAACAATTTTGTTACAGGCCAAACCCTGCCTGGAGAGCTGACAGAAATGACGGGGATTACGATTAATGAATATGAATCTCTGCAAACCGGCCAGCAAAATAAGGTGAATGGGGTAAAAGGAAGTCTTAGCGGATTAGAGTCCGCTGCGACGGTATGGTGTGACCTGATTGACCCTGTGACAGCTGAAGTGCTTGCTGAATATGATGACTGCTTCTATAAAGGCACAGCTGCTGTTACAAAAAACAAGTATGGCAAAGGAACGGTCTATTATATCGGTACCGCCCTTGAAGAAACCATGCTGACAGCCCTGTACAAAGAAATCTTCCAAGAGGCTGGAGCTGAAGTGATTGAAACGGAAAAAGAGGTTGAAGTGGTTCGCCGCGAAAAATTCCTGAGTGCCATGAATCACTCCGTCGATCATCCAGCAGAAATCGCCCTTCCGGAAGGAAATTATATCGATTGTGCAACAAATGAAAAAATAAAAGGCACTCTTAAACTGGCACCGCTTGCTTCTGTATTGCTAAAAAAAGAATAA
- a CDS encoding TetR/AcrR family transcriptional regulator, translated as MAARKAVKQELTRDIIIASARELFVAEGYQNVSVRKIAAELGYSHGSIYYHFKSKAELFYAMVREDFQLLNEVLDEILEKKQLSNEEKLRSILFGYIEFGLTHQSHYEVMFLIKDEEVKSYFAQEPNLSYEKFAQSIYKLSAGSVTVSQIWSIFLSLHGFVTHYSKTGMAFEDSREMANHHVQFLMNTLVPKS; from the coding sequence GTGGCAGCAAGAAAAGCAGTTAAACAGGAATTAACTAGAGACATCATTATTGCTTCAGCCCGGGAACTCTTTGTAGCGGAAGGGTATCAGAATGTTTCAGTGAGAAAAATTGCAGCCGAGCTCGGTTACAGCCATGGATCTATTTATTACCATTTCAAAAGCAAGGCTGAGCTTTTTTATGCAATGGTGCGTGAGGACTTTCAATTACTAAATGAGGTGCTGGATGAGATCCTTGAGAAGAAACAGTTATCCAATGAAGAGAAGCTGAGAAGCATATTATTCGGTTACATTGAATTCGGACTGACTCATCAAAGCCATTATGAAGTGATGTTCCTTATAAAAGATGAGGAAGTGAAGAGCTACTTTGCGCAGGAGCCAAATTTAAGCTATGAAAAGTTTGCTCAATCTATATACAAGCTTTCTGCAGGCAGCGTCACGGTTTCGCAAATCTGGTCCATTTTCCTTTCGCTGCATGGATTTGTGACTCATTACAGCAAAACGGGAATGGCGTTTGAGGATTCAAGAGAGATGGCCAATCATCATGTGCAGTTTTTAATGAATACACTAGTTCCGAAATCTTAG
- a CDS encoding bifunctional hydroxymethylpyrimidine kinase/phosphomethylpyrimidine kinase: protein MNMPKALTIAGSDSSGGAGIQADLKTFQEHGVYGMSALTVIVAMDPHNEWHHQVFPVELDVIKPQLSTIVEGIGADAMKTGMLPTVDIIRLAADTIKKHGLKNVVVDPVMVCKGADEVLYPELAEALRDILTPVATVVTPNLFEAGQLSGIGTITTVEQMKDAAAKIHALGAPYVLVKGGGKLEHEKAVDVLYDGTDFEILESERIDTTYTHGAGCTYSSAITANLAKGLDVKDAIYEAKKFITAAIKHSFPLNEYVGPTNHAGLRLHGE, encoded by the coding sequence ATGAACATGCCTAAAGCATTAACCATTGCCGGTTCGGACAGCAGCGGCGGAGCAGGAATCCAAGCTGACCTGAAAACCTTCCAGGAGCATGGTGTATACGGAATGTCTGCTTTAACTGTGATTGTCGCGATGGATCCCCATAACGAATGGCACCATCAAGTCTTCCCGGTTGAGCTCGATGTGATAAAGCCCCAGCTTTCTACAATCGTTGAAGGTATCGGAGCGGACGCAATGAAGACCGGCATGCTGCCAACTGTGGATATTATCCGCCTTGCAGCGGATACGATTAAGAAACATGGTCTGAAAAACGTAGTAGTCGATCCCGTTATGGTGTGCAAGGGAGCAGATGAGGTTCTGTACCCAGAGCTTGCTGAAGCACTGCGTGATATTCTGACGCCGGTTGCTACCGTAGTGACGCCTAATCTTTTCGAAGCCGGACAGCTAAGCGGTATTGGAACCATTACTACAGTCGAACAAATGAAAGACGCTGCAGCGAAAATCCATGCACTAGGCGCTCCTTATGTTCTTGTCAAAGGCGGCGGAAAACTTGAGCATGAAAAAGCAGTAGACGTTCTCTACGACGGAACGGATTTCGAAATTCTGGAAAGCGAACGGATCGACACAACTTACACCCACGGCGCAGGATGCACATACTCATCTGCTATCACGGCAAACCTGGCAAAAGGCCTGGACGTAAAAGATGCCATATACGAAGCGAAGAAATTTATTACAGCAGCGATTAAACATTCCTTCCCGCTTAATGAATATGTAGGACCTACCAACCATGCAGGCTTGAGACTGCACGGAGAATAA
- a CDS encoding galactokinase — protein sequence MHTQLINQFNEVFGKGTEPRVFFAPGRVNLIGEHTDYNGGHVFPCALNVGTYCLVRERSDQMMRMYSLNFEDNGMIEFQADDLLYKKEHDWANYPKGVLKEFSLRGIQMNHGLDVLFYGNIPNGAGLSSSASIELASAVMINELTRSTIDRLELVKMSQHAENEFIGVSCGIMDQFAIGMGKKDAAVLLNCQTLEYQYSPLELKDSVLVISNTGKRRTLADSKYNERRAECERALKNLQTRLDIHSLGDLTAEEFEENQHLIENETDRKRAKHAVLENIRTLQAVKKLHDGDEEGFGQLMNDSHLSLRDDYEVTGKELDAMVEIAWKQPGVIGSRMTGAGFGGCTVSIVRKSAVEKFISEAGAAYKKEIGLTPEFYVVEVGEGAREITHI from the coding sequence ATGCATACACAGTTAATTAATCAATTTAATGAAGTATTCGGCAAAGGTACAGAACCGAGAGTCTTCTTTGCCCCAGGAAGAGTGAATTTAATAGGTGAACATACGGATTATAACGGCGGCCACGTGTTTCCCTGTGCACTTAATGTAGGGACGTATTGCTTGGTTAGAGAGAGAAGCGATCAAATGATGCGTATGTATTCGCTGAACTTTGAAGATAATGGCATGATCGAATTTCAGGCGGATGATCTCCTATATAAGAAGGAGCATGATTGGGCGAATTATCCGAAGGGTGTCCTGAAGGAGTTCAGTCTGAGGGGAATCCAGATGAATCATGGACTGGATGTTCTGTTTTACGGCAACATTCCGAATGGCGCAGGCCTGTCCTCTTCCGCTTCCATCGAACTGGCTTCTGCTGTCATGATAAATGAGCTCACAAGATCAACGATTGATAGATTAGAGCTTGTCAAAATGAGCCAGCATGCAGAAAATGAATTTATCGGTGTCAGCTGCGGCATAATGGATCAGTTCGCGATTGGGATGGGGAAAAAGGACGCTGCAGTTCTGCTAAACTGCCAAACTCTTGAATATCAGTACAGCCCGCTGGAGCTGAAGGATTCTGTTCTCGTGATCTCCAATACAGGGAAACGAAGAACGCTCGCAGATTCTAAATACAATGAGCGCCGCGCAGAATGCGAGCGTGCGCTGAAAAATCTGCAAACGAGGCTTGATATCCATTCACTTGGAGACTTAACAGCAGAAGAATTTGAAGAAAATCAGCATCTCATTGAAAACGAAACAGACCGCAAAAGAGCAAAACATGCGGTGCTTGAAAACATCCGTACATTACAGGCAGTTAAGAAGCTGCATGATGGAGATGAAGAGGGATTCGGACAATTAATGAATGATTCCCATTTATCTTTAAGGGATGACTATGAAGTAACCGGGAAAGAACTCGATGCCATGGTGGAAATCGCATGGAAACAGCCGGGTGTAATCGGCTCCAGAATGACTGGAGCAGGATTCGGAGGGTGCACCGTCAGCATTGTTCGGAAATCAGCTGTCGAAAAATTTATTTCAGAGGCCGGCGCTGCCTATAAAAAAGAAATAGGGCTTACCCCTGAGTTTTATGTAGTTGAGGTTGGTGAAGGAGCACGTGAAATCACTCATATTTGA
- a CDS encoding NAD(P)H-binding protein, translating into MKNAVVLGASGGMGYSLVNELIEKGFKVTAFARNKAKLERLFGGKEGVGIVIGDAYAERDILNACKGADMIFHTVSVPYPDWTEGHPAIMKNAINAAKAENAKLIIIDNIYAYGKQNGKKVEETAQKSPHTKKGQIRLSLEKMVKESGVSYMILHFPDYYGPNAENTLLHQTLKPVSSNKRTIFIGDLNSKREYIYTPDGAKAAVALAMKEDSFGQNWNIPGSGVISGKELMQIFQREAAYTKPVLKIGKRTIWLMGLFDRNMKEMREMMYLYENPVILSGEKYQNHIGILPATPYEAGISKTLAYMKKNE; encoded by the coding sequence ATGAAAAATGCAGTCGTTTTAGGAGCATCCGGAGGAATGGGATACTCCCTTGTTAATGAGCTGATCGAGAAAGGTTTTAAGGTCACAGCCTTTGCCAGGAACAAAGCGAAATTGGAGCGGCTTTTTGGAGGAAAAGAAGGAGTCGGGATTGTAATCGGTGATGCATATGCAGAAAGGGATATCCTCAATGCCTGCAAAGGAGCGGATATGATCTTTCATACAGTAAGTGTACCTTATCCGGATTGGACAGAGGGACACCCAGCTATTATGAAGAATGCAATCAATGCGGCTAAAGCTGAAAACGCTAAACTCATTATTATTGATAATATTTACGCCTATGGAAAGCAGAATGGCAAAAAAGTAGAAGAAACAGCGCAAAAAAGTCCTCATACTAAGAAAGGGCAGATTCGCCTTTCCCTTGAAAAAATGGTAAAGGAATCAGGAGTAAGCTATATGATCCTTCATTTTCCGGATTACTACGGACCTAATGCTGAAAATACTCTTCTGCATCAAACGCTCAAACCAGTTTCTTCGAATAAAAGAACGATTTTCATTGGGGATCTGAACAGTAAAAGGGAATACATTTATACACCGGACGGTGCAAAGGCAGCCGTTGCACTGGCAATGAAAGAGGATTCATTCGGTCAGAACTGGAATATTCCCGGTTCAGGTGTGATCAGCGGAAAGGAATTGATGCAAATTTTTCAAAGGGAAGCAGCCTATACAAAACCAGTGTTGAAGATAGGGAAACGTACAATTTGGCTGATGGGGCTGTTTGATCGGAATATGAAGGAAATGAGAGAAATGATGTATTTATATGAGAACCCGGTCATCCTCTCAGGGGAAAAATATCAAAACCATATCGGGATCCTTCCTGCTACACCATACGAAGCTGGGATCAGCAAGACGCTCGCTTACATGAAAAAAAATGAATAA
- a CDS encoding AraC family transcriptional regulator: MSDSQYGAVAFRFKEEPVNHLAQLWSVGWDLQSSPIYSWSGTERKDLGKVIFQVTLSGYGEIQIDGRTHRVQPGQAFIVKSPSDYRYYLPETSEKWEFMYVTLFGQEADRCFEHIKEKTNQVIRFHPESVPVKLVKQIYDEANSKNITSAYKGSSLAYQFIMELYEYVSAMDREMEDWPESIVSAVLFARHSYHNPIGPDEMADASGLSRYHFTRIFKKNTGLTPIQYLTNIRIAKALELLCHTKYTIEEIAVLVGYTNANYLNKVCRKVTGKSPGQLRKEKAGWQQDKFIQE, encoded by the coding sequence ATGTCAGATTCACAGTACGGAGCGGTCGCCTTCCGCTTTAAAGAGGAACCAGTCAATCACCTCGCACAGCTCTGGTCAGTCGGCTGGGACTTGCAGTCATCTCCGATTTATTCCTGGAGCGGTACAGAGCGCAAGGATCTTGGCAAGGTCATTTTTCAGGTCACCTTATCCGGCTATGGGGAAATTCAGATAGATGGCAGGACGCATCGTGTTCAGCCCGGTCAGGCTTTTATTGTAAAAAGCCCGAGTGATTACCGTTATTATTTGCCTGAAACAAGCGAAAAGTGGGAGTTTATGTACGTGACGCTTTTTGGCCAGGAAGCGGATCGCTGCTTCGAACACATCAAGGAAAAAACGAACCAGGTCATCCGGTTTCATCCTGAATCTGTTCCAGTCAAGCTTGTTAAACAGATCTATGATGAAGCCAACAGCAAAAATATAACGTCAGCTTATAAAGGCTCAAGTCTTGCTTATCAATTCATTATGGAGCTTTACGAATATGTATCGGCGATGGACAGGGAAATGGAAGACTGGCCTGAAAGCATAGTCAGTGCTGTCCTGTTTGCCAGACATTCGTACCACAATCCCATCGGTCCTGATGAAATGGCGGATGCATCCGGGCTCTCCCGTTACCACTTCACGAGAATCTTTAAGAAAAATACAGGTCTCACACCGATTCAATATTTAACGAATATCCGCATTGCAAAGGCGCTTGAGCTTCTTTGTCACACCAAATATACAATCGAGGAAATTGCTGTACTTGTAGGCTATACGAACGCAAATTACTTAAATAAGGTGTGCCGGAAAGTAACAGGCAAATCCCCAGGACAGCTCAGAAAAGAAAAAGCCGGGTGGCAGCAGGATAAATTCATTCAGGAATAG